A region of Synergistota bacterium DNA encodes the following proteins:
- a CDS encoding NifB/NifX family molybdenum-iron cluster-binding protein yields the protein MIVITASGNTLDSTVDPRFGRAPYFIFVNPEDMSYTAEPNPAAGAVGGAGISAAQHVLSKGVSAIITGNLGPNAWGVLSSSGIRVFQAPPGITVREAVEMFRNGELPPLQGGVPGMGMGPGMGRGMGMGRGMGRGMGRGRGMGMGRGMGRGGGGMGRGGGGGRGFF from the coding sequence ATGATAGTCATAACAGCGAGCGGAAATACGCTGGATTCGACAGTCGATCCAAGATTTGGAAGAGCCCCGTATTTTATCTTCGTTAACCCAGAGGATATGTCTTATACTGCGGAGCCTAATCCTGCAGCTGGTGCAGTTGGAGGAGCGGGAATAAGTGCTGCTCAGCATGTCTTGAGCAAGGGGGTAAGTGCAATTATAACGGGAAATCTTGGCCCTAATGCGTGGGGTGTGCTTTCCAGTTCTGGAATAAGAGTTTTTCAAGCTCCGCCGGGGATTACCGTGAGAGAAGCGGTTGAGATGTTCCGTAATGGTGAGCTCCCTCCGCTCCAGGGTGGTGTCCCGGGTATGGGCATGGGTCCTGGTATGGGTAGAGGCATGGGTATGGGTAGAGGCATGGGAAGAGGAATGGGAAGAGGACGCGGTATGGGTATGGGAAGAGGTATGGGACGTGGTGGTGGAGGTATGGGACGTGGCGGTGGAGGAGGAAGGGGTTTCTTTTAA
- a CDS encoding chloride channel protein gives MKLLREILKTVFVGISVGIITDAVLLAIFNLENLCFGIIREKPFLLVVFPPVGALMVSIPIWKRNLREAHAWGPGLDITAEEILNDKFPPMPGRSLLLKAFAQIIGIGLCNSGGLVGPAGRIGHLFSCFIFKRMNPRLSLMAISAGIGAVLKAPFGAGIFSVEAIYGKKLYTGKVSLEDLIYAEGAGILGALVSLVVFGDIPIFGLNHYTPALRDYALFPLLGLMGGITSYLFVRYYEKIEKLRKRTSIQRKFLLPVMASAIIAFTAWGLLNITDGKLFSIKPSHISIKSDYENNNLFPNFLGYGLENVLIAKEMKIHNKMAQIPFGGKEENFPLIILALIMLATAGGKIIANGTYVGAGGSGGMIGPALITGALTGGGLFLILYQLGIAHPAQKKLFIALTATSTLAGTVSAPIGCAIFAFELFGLSPFGPALISTFIADLLTDSYLRKKREEL, from the coding sequence ATGAAATTACTGAGGGAAATTCTTAAAACCGTATTTGTTGGAATATCCGTTGGCATAATAACCGATGCCGTTTTACTTGCTATATTTAACTTGGAAAATCTTTGCTTTGGCATCATAAGGGAGAAACCTTTCCTTCTGGTCGTTTTCCCTCCCGTCGGAGCCCTCATGGTTAGTATTCCCATATGGAAAAGAAACTTAAGGGAAGCACATGCATGGGGACCTGGTCTCGATATAACTGCAGAGGAAATATTAAACGACAAGTTTCCCCCTATGCCTGGAAGGTCCCTTTTGCTTAAAGCATTCGCCCAGATAATAGGAATAGGTTTATGCAATAGTGGAGGCCTCGTTGGCCCCGCTGGTAGAATTGGACACCTTTTTTCCTGCTTCATTTTTAAAAGAATGAATCCAAGACTCTCCCTTATGGCAATCTCAGCTGGGATAGGAGCGGTTCTTAAGGCTCCCTTTGGAGCGGGAATATTCTCCGTCGAAGCCATATATGGAAAAAAGCTTTACACTGGAAAGGTGAGCTTAGAAGATCTTATTTATGCAGAGGGGGCAGGAATCTTAGGAGCCCTCGTCTCACTCGTAGTATTCGGAGATATCCCGATATTCGGATTAAACCACTATACGCCTGCGCTAAGGGACTATGCGCTGTTTCCCCTGCTTGGGTTGATGGGAGGAATAACATCGTACCTCTTTGTGAGGTATTATGAAAAGATAGAAAAACTGAGAAAAAGAACCTCAATCCAGAGAAAATTTCTCCTTCCCGTTATGGCATCCGCGATAATCGCCTTTACAGCATGGGGGCTTTTAAACATCACTGATGGAAAGCTTTTTTCCATAAAGCCATCTCACATATCCATAAAGAGCGATTATGAAAACAATAACCTATTTCCAAACTTCTTGGGATACGGACTTGAGAACGTGCTCATAGCGAAGGAGATGAAAATCCATAACAAGATGGCACAAATTCCATTTGGAGGAAAGGAAGAAAACTTCCCCCTCATCATCTTAGCTCTCATAATGCTCGCTACCGCGGGGGGGAAAATCATTGCCAACGGAACCTATGTTGGCGCTGGAGGAAGCGGAGGAATGATAGGACCTGCTCTTATAACCGGAGCACTAACCGGTGGAGGGCTCTTTCTCATCCTCTATCAATTAGGCATCGCTCACCCAGCGCAAAAAAAACTCTTTATCGCTCTCACTGCAACTTCGACCCTTGCAGGAACGGTTAGCGCTCCTATAGGCTGCGCCATCTTTGCCTTTGAGCTTTTCGGGCTTAGTCCATTCGGACCGGCCCTTATATCAACTTTTATAGCGGATCTTCTAACAGATTCTTATCTAAGGAAGAAGAGGGAGGAGCTTTAA